In Pseudoxanthobacter soli DSM 19599, the sequence GCCCTCCGGCCATCCGGCGGCATCGCCGGATCGCTCATGAAGCGGCGCAGCAGGCCGAGTTCAAGGCAGGACGAGGCCACGCCGAGCGAACCGCGCAGAAACGTCTCGTCGCCCGGCCGGTCCAGATCGAGGCGAGGCAGCAACGCGGCGAGGTCTTCGAGCGCCTCGCGGTGCGCCCTGCGCGGAGCCGCCCGTCCACCCGCCACGGCGGCGAGGCGGCGCATGCCGGCAGCAAGTGCCCTGCGCCGCGCGGGCCGCGACGTCACCGGCACGAGATTGAAGAACACCAGGCCGATGCCGAAGCCGAACAGCAGCCCCAGGGCGGAGTTCGCGAACACACCGGGTTCGGGTCGGTAGACGTTGCCGCTGCCCATGTAGGCGACGAAGAACGACGTGAACCCGGCGCCGGGAAAGGCGTATCGCGGCGTCCCCATGACGAGCCCGGCCGGAACGAGCACGATCATCAGTGCCAGCGAAAGCGAAAGGAAGCCTTCGAGGGACGGCAGCACCAGCACCATGTAGGCATAGGCCATGACGAGCCCGCAGGCCACGAACAGGGTGTATGGCAGGCCGATCCGCGCGGGATCGTCCTGGTTGATCGCGAAGAAGATCATGATCCCGAAGCCCTCGAGCGCCGAGAATCCGGCGGTCCAGGTTGTCGCGCTCCAGAACAGGGCAACCGCGACGAGCCCGAGGCTCGCCCGCAGTCCCTGCAGGATCGCCTCGCGGTCGTCGACGGGCGCGCGTGGCTTGGAGCGCGCAGGCCCGCGCTTGGGATGTGCCGCCGCGCGCATGCTCGCCGCCTCCGCCGTCATCACCATGGCGAGCCCATGGACCATCTCGCCAGTACGCCGCAGGATCAGGAGCGCATTCGCCAGCGGCTCAAGGGGACACGTTCCGGCATGCCCTTCGAGATCCGCGGCGGCCTGCGCGACATCTCGATGGGCGTCGCGCAGTCGCTGGCGGACCTCCCTCGCGCCGCTGAACCGCGGCAGGTCGTCTGACAGCGTCCGCAGCACTCGCTGGACATCGCGGAGCGCCGGTTCCAGCCGGTCGTTGATCGCCTCGTCCTGTGCGCCGCGGATATCTTCCAGCCGGACATAGAGACCGCGCACCACGGCCAGCACGGCGAGAAACTCGGAGAGCGCCCGATGGAGCGTCTCATCGTCGACGCGCCGGTCCGGCCCCTCGAACGCGGTGTAAGATCGCAGCGCATCGAACTTGACGACATCCGCCACCATCCGCCGCCGCATCCGCATCAGGGTGTCGAACGGCGTGCCCGGCTGCAGCGCGGCGACGCCGAATGCAGCCAGCCCGGAGACGTTGGCATAGAGCGCGGCACGCAGCACGTCGCTCGCATAGCGCGGCATGACCAGCACGCTCGCCGCTGTCGAACACAGGATGCCGAGAATGATCTCGGTCGAGCGATCGAGCGCGATGGTCCACGCGGTCGTTGGCGCGGCTGCGCC encodes:
- a CDS encoding FUSC family protein — encoded protein: MATAGVIRGLWPDALSIDIGWRNVVYALRTAVAGLVALAIAYWLGLQDPQWSILTVYLLAQPTAGASIAKGFYRIAGTIAGAIAGLVAVALYAEAPVALVGCLAVWYFATTYAATRARYFAAYGVLLAGFTALLVGFEGAAAPTTAWTIALDRSTEIILGILCSTAASVLVMPRYASDVLRAALYANVSGLAAFGVAALQPGTPFDTLMRMRRRMVADVVKFDALRSYTAFEGPDRRVDDETLHRALSEFLAVLAVVRGLYVRLEDIRGAQDEAINDRLEPALRDVQRVLRTLSDDLPRFSGAREVRQRLRDAHRDVAQAAADLEGHAGTCPLEPLANALLILRRTGEMVHGLAMVMTAEAASMRAAAHPKRGPARSKPRAPVDDREAILQGLRASLGLVAVALFWSATTWTAGFSALEGFGIMIFFAINQDDPARIGLPYTLFVACGLVMAYAYMVLVLPSLEGFLSLSLALMIVLVPAGLVMGTPRYAFPGAGFTSFFVAYMGSGNVYRPEPGVFANSALGLLFGFGIGLVFFNLVPVTSRPARRRALAAGMRRLAAVAGGRAAPRRAHREALEDLAALLPRLDLDRPGDETFLRGSLGVASSCLELGLLRRFMSDPAMPPDGRRAIDACLNSLAAAFAMLADAPADADAVVSRAEAAVAEMRARLAEVALEPASDMAASVLRAASSLRFIADRFGFDRPYLLRAFPKD